The window AAAACAGGATGTAAGCGTATAAAACACAGTGTCAAGTCCCCAGTCTTTGGAATTCACACCTTGTcgccctctcttccctctcccagcTAAACGACTCCCTCTCACAACTTTACACGGATCTCATCTCCTTTAAACTGCATGTTGACTGGATGATTGACTCCCGAGTCAATATGAGCTTGCCAGTCTCTCCCAAGACACTAGAGGTCGCTAAAGGCCTGCATAATCTCTCAAGCTTCTGTTCTACTGCACTACAGCAGGTAGGTAGCGCAATATACTCTGTGTACAGTTCTAGGATTCACTTACGCGCTCAAATTCCAAACCTTATCCATAAGTGAGGGAATATGTAACTGACCATAGATCAGAGTATAGGCTCAATGTACCCAAGCGTTTTAGCTTAGTCACGGTGTGTAAAGAACATCTATAtaatataacacacatggaaAAGCTGTTTGGATTTTGATAATTCACTGTGGTATGTCCAGGAGTCATATTTTAGAGTAACCCCTTTTCTTCTCCCATTATAGACTGCATGCCCACTACCCCAGATTTCCATCCCCTCCTTCCCAACACAACTCAAAGCCTGGGATGTGGCCCTCCTCTCCTACGAGATTCCTGAGCGGTTACGATTCTACTGTCAGTGGTCAACCAGAGTGTTGCTCCTCCTTAGGTCAAAGGTTCAGCGCCTTTGACATAAAGTTTCCCGCCATCTAAGTTCCTACTCTGTGCAACAACAAATGCCTTCCTCGAAAGCAGTGTTATCGTATTCAATTTAACTCAAGGTTTTTGCTGCGGTAAGCACGCTTACCTACTGTGACTGCGAATTGTGTTCAACTTGAGTATTTAAGATTCAGCTAACTGTAACGTCATTCTTTCAAACATAATGCCCTCTATACGGCCAATTGCTTTTTACCTCTCCCTTTGGTCTTAGCTCATTTATATGTTGAAAGGAAAATTCTTCTTCTTTAATATACAGTCATTTGTAACATCCTTATTACAGTGCTGTTACTGAAGAATGTGATTGAATTAGGGtgaaccctgaccctaaccctgaatCTGACTGAGCCTATGACcctgttttgtattgtatttacTGAATGTACAGTTATTTATTAACCAATTGTCTCATATCTGAGACTATTATATTTTCGATGCTGGCGTCACATATTTTTTGTACAAATACATTATCCATGGGATTTACCCATCTAAAATAAAAAAGACAGTGATATATTACCACGTTGTCCTGCATTTCTATACATCATTCTAAATAAAGGGACATACTGTTTGTGTAACTCACTTGAATTGTATCGACATAATGACTTCATAACACATTTATAAGGCTTTCATAGCAGTACTatcgacccgtagcactcgcttccgtcatcataaagtgcttcGAGAGGCTCGTcaaagaccacatcacctcctccctcctcgaCACACTCCACCCGCTCTAATTCGTCTACCGCCCTGACAGATCCACGGACGACACAATCGCCATtggcactgcacactgccctcacccacctggacaaaaggaatgcatatgtgaggatgctgttcattgactacagctcggccttcaataccatagtgccctctaagctcacCGCAAAGCTCACAGCCCTGGGACTGAACTCCACTCGATGCAACAGAGCTGCCGTGGAGACGGTTAAAAACTTCACGTTCCGTGGAGTACACATCTCAGAGGAGCTGAAATGGTCGAATCACGCGGACACTGCGGTGAAGGAGGCACGACAGCGACTCTttaaccttaggaggctgaagaaatttagcCTGTCCCCGACGGCCCTCAGTGTTCTACAGGACCACAATCaagagcatactgtcgggctgcatcacagtCTGGTACGGCAAATGACCGCAAGGAGCTACCAGAAGGTGGAAAGCTCAGCCGAACACACAATTGGATGCACACTGCCTGTCCTACAGGACACCTACAAGCCCaggtgtcgcaggaaggccaagaagatcaccTGAGACACCACGGACTGTTCTCCCCGCTTCCATCACTTAGACACGGACAGTATAGGAGcatcatggtaaaaaaaaaattaaagacTGGCCCATAGCTTGtaaccccagaccatcaggctgcagTAGGTACCCTTTAAATGAAGTGTCACCCAGAACTTTGCTACACATGAACATGTAACACTGAGGACATATTGCTAACACAGCTAAAGTGACAGTACAGTTGTAAGTTGCGTGGTAATGCGAGGCACAGAGAAATGTATCCGCCCCAAGGGGGGCTGGAAGTGTTAGAAAAGATGTTGGGCAGAATAGCTGGTGGTCGGATGGGTGGCGGTGGGGGAGATAGTTGGATAGTTGGCAAGCTGGAGGAAATAGAGTTGGCAGGCACTCAAGGTACGAGAGGATCGCACTATAAAGCTGTTTTGGTGCGTGACCCCCTGCAGCTGTTCGGTTTGTcaaatgaggggagagagggagttggagaggaagacagaaagaaacacagaaagaaagacagaaagaatgaATTCAAAAATAAAGaacgaaagacagacagaaagaaaaacaaagacaaaaagacagaaagaaagacagacagaaagacagacagaaagacagaaagacagaaagacagacagacagacagacagacagaaagacagacagacagacagacagacagacagacagacagacagacagacagacagacagacagacagacagacaaacagaaagaaagacagaaagacagaaagacagaaggacagaaagaaagacagaataaAGACAGAAGGAATGAAAGAGGCACAAAACAGGTGGACAAGTTGAGGAAAagaggcagtcatttgaaagcCTGTGATGGAGTATGTGCCGCTTGTTAAGCACAGGTCACACACAGATGGTTATCCAAGCCCAGGTTTGTCAGAGTGGCATGCCCTCTCTTGCTCCTCTTCAAAGGTGAAATGCAgcaagagtggagggagagagagagactggaaaatgAGAGAGTGTCTAGATAAGTGTTTGGATAGACACAGGATAGACACAGGAGTTAATTTGTTGATTGACAGATCAAACTCAAAACATTGACTGGCCTTGGGTTCCACACCAGGGAGGGAAGGCACCAGTGGGAGTGGCTGGCTTTCGACTGATGGGACAGACAGCTCATCAGAGAATccggaaggagggagagaatgagggaggagtgtggaggtgaggaacaggggagggagcAAGATAATGTAAGGATTAAAGTAGGGGAGGAGATAACAAAACGCACAAACAGCAGAGATAGAGGAGCCTTTGCCGAGAAAGACAGACAAGGACAACTATTCGACAAGATCTCTAGAGCAAGAACTATTTTACCTTGTGATTGGAAGCGCTACAGTGCAGCTTATGTTTTGTGGAAGCATTTCTGAAAGGTGCACTACTTGGGTAGATGTGGGCAGGGATACAGATTCACTGCAACCTGTCTGTGAGGAACATCACAATATCAGTGTGAAGTCAAAATGACAGTAAGTAAGCCATCCTCTCAACCCCATTTTCCTCTGCAACCAAAGAAAGAATTAGGAGCAATGCATTTCATTCAGCCAATAATCATCAAGGTTTAGGGAGACATTTGTAGAGGTTTTCTAAGATGTTGACTTCTTCTGGAATTGAGTTAATCCAGTTTAACTTCATACATTTTTTCTTGTATTAATAGACAATTCCCTTTTATTGCACTGTTATATAAACAAGGGGGGGTTCCAGTCTTTAATGCATGTATTGCCTCCGTTACAATAGTGTATTTTCCTTGATGACTACGCCAATTTAGAATTGACATCATGCATAaatacacccccccacacacacacacacaaatgtactcATAAAGCTTTGAGTATTTATATTTCATTGAATTTTCATTTAggattaaaaaaaatgaaaatgtaaaTAGCCGGTTAATATTGAGCTGTACAAATGCAAGCAACATTTTTGCATGTTATGTGACAAAATGCTATCACACGTGTCACTGATACTAGACAACAGGTTATTAGATACAACCAATTgaatatatgtatgtatacgcTTATTTGGaaacactttataatacattGTAAATGATTATACATGTTTATAAATGCTTTATAAATTATTATAAATGCTATGAAAGCTTATGAATTGGAATCCTCGTAATGCTTGTAAATAATGAAATACCTATTTATTAACAGTTTACTAATGCGTGTTCATGATAGGTTTTGTAGTGTTGACCCGTTATATTGATTCATATTCATATCAATCCATACGGTTTCTGCTGACACTATTGGTACGGAACGTTCCACTGTTGTAATCCATATTGAGTAGTAGATAGAAGTGGGATAGAGGACAAGACAAGCTTCATCCACGAACCACGCAACTCTCTTTCCCCCAACACAAAGTTACATAATCAAGGTGTTAAATCCATGTCCCTACAGGCTATTCAGGTAATGCCGTGCTGGTAGGGGTCTGGGCTGGGCTTAACCCTGTGGAACTTGCTATGCCACAGAGATGTACTAATGGAGTGTCTTGGGGTCAAATCCGTTCGGCTAATACAGAAAAATCACACAATAGCTCCCCTGGTCCCAATCAATGGAAAAGACAACAACCAATCAGAATAAACCGAAGGCTTTTGTTGAAATAGGAGGTGTCCACAAACTGTCCATCAAGCCGTTCATAGGGCTAGAAAGGGAAGTCTTTACATCTGGTTTAGTGATAAGCATCATGACAGATATCTGTTATGCTCCCATCTCCGCAGGCTGCCACGAGACTATTGGACGAGATGTGAAATAGGAGGTGTCCACGAACTGTCCATCAAGCCGTTCATAGGGCTAGAAAGGGAAGTCTTTACATCTGGTTTAGTGATAAGCATCATGACAGATATCTGTTATGCTCCCATCTCCGCAGGCTGCCACGAGACTATTGGACGAGATGTGCCATCTCACGGCCCAGTCGCTGACATCACTGGAGACCTCGGACCACTTCCAGGTGGTCAAGATGTTAGGGGAGGGGTCATACGGGAAGGTCATGTTGGCTGTACATCGGGAAAGAGGTCAACTATGGATCTGTTTTAATCCTAACCCCAGTTTGCCTGGCCTCATATCTCCAGaatgtctttctttcttttgttctgatcacttttctctcttttccttccccCAAGGCACTCCAATGGCCCTGAAGTTCTTTCCTCGTGATTCCACAAATCTCTTCTCCTTTTTGCGAGAGtataacctctccctctccttctgcacCCACCcatacctgaccaaggccctgggCATTGCCTTCTCCACCCCCTCACATTACGTTTTCGCCCAGCAAGCCAGCCTCTTCGGTGATCTATACAACGTCATTGTCCCTgaggtataatatacagtatgtgtaaaaaaaatatttaaaaaacatccACGCCCATGAGACATTTGTCAGTGTTCTCTTATGAATCTTTTGTAACTAACAGAATGGGAAATGTAGTTCAACTGTGCCTATGTCTATGTCTCAGGTGGGTGTGGAGGAGGACTGTGTCCAGAGGGTGGTTTCCCAGCTGTGCGGTGCCCTAACCCACCTCCACGCCCTGGGCTTCGTCCACCGTGACGTCAAGCCCGAGAACATCTTCCTGGTCGACGCTGCCTGCCGCTGGGTCAAACTGGGCGACTTCGGCATGGCCAAGGCCACGGGAACCAAGGTACCTGGTGTGTGGTACAGTTCTGCTTACTGTACGCCCGAGGCAGAGATATCAAAGGAGTCGGAGGATAGTAGACATAATACTGCTTCAAAACCAGATGGAGGAAATGGGTTGGACAGCAAGATCAAGAGGGTGTGGGTGTCGGTGGAGGCCAGTACAGACTGCTGGGCCTTGGGGATCCTCACCTACGCCATGCTGACTGGCAGTCTACCCTGGACGCAGACAGCGTCCGACGACCGCTCTTACATCAAGTACAAAGAGTGGTTTGACCAGCAGAAAGATCAAGAAGGTCAGGACGATGAACTAGACCTATGGGGGGAAGGAAAAGACAAGGGCATCGTGATGAGTTTGGATGAAGACAAGCAGAATCGGAGCAGGAGAAAATCCCATCCGGTCGCCCCCCAGTTTGCCTGTTTCACCCCACTGGCCAGTTCCCTTTTCCTGTCACTACTTCACCCGCAGCCTAGGCTTCGCGGTAGGCCTGACGATGTGCTGGGCTACCTGGGAGGAGACTGGTTGCAGGTGAAGGAGAAGAtacagctggaggaggaggagaagaagaaaatgaGAGGGCGAGAGGTCATCAGCaacgagaaagagagggagggaaggggagagggataaAGGAGTGGCGACACACGATCATGAACTCACAAACTCAGAGGTGAAAGAGACAATATTTGTTGCCCTCCCAGAAGACAATACATATCCTCTGATGTGTCACATTGTTGCTTAAAAagacattgtacagtatataatacCACTACACTTGCACTTTCTATAAGATAAATAGCCATCAAGTCATTGTTGATACTGGATAGCATTTGGGGACAGACACAGCTGCAATTGGCTACTTTAGGGACTTGTAAGCACTTTAAAAGTATCATTTCAATGTGTTCAATCTAGTAAATTCTAAGTGtgacttgatgatggtgtttcTGTAttctaatgttttttttaaataatatgtaAATGTCATCTGTATGTCATATTGTGGTTGGAATTGAGTCTAATAAACATTGTATTATGAATTATCATTTGGATTAAACTCATAACTTCAACGTTTTCCTGGGCCTGCCTCGCCTAGACTGCTATGATACTTACAAATGTTAAAGTCTTCTGCATTTTGTGTTGATTCTACTGTAAGTTATCTggttactctactgtattaagTTAAGGAAGAAAATTGACCAGATTTCAGATTTGTTTATTGTATTATTGGACTTGGAAAGTAGAATAACAACTGCGACTGCAAGCACCGCACTGGGCAGAAACTGGTTGAATCATCgatgtttccatgtcatttcaacaacaaaaatgcaatgtgatgacattgaattaacgtggaaaactgattggattagcaaaaagtcatcaacgtaaaggGAATTTGGtctttttcacccaactttgaacctaaatccaatgacatggtgacatgttttgttgatttcacgttgaattcaggTTAACTCAACCAaacgtaaatcaaaactagacgttgaactgacgtctgtgcccagtgggacatgACTCTCACTCCATAATGTGAACTCCATACAGTAGGCAGTTGGCCTTCAACTAGTAGCCATACCCCTTGCCATAGAAGGAACTGGTATTATGATACAACATAAATCTGCTCGTCTGCACAGCAGGGTGCTCCTAAATCCCATAATAATGCACAATGTCAGCAGAACGTCATCATCCCCATTGCAAATGGACGGAAATATAGAGGCCATCTTATGTGTTTGGGACCATCTCACCCCACAAGACAACACAGTGACTGTCATTCACTTATCATGACAAACAAGATCCAGAGAAGATTGGAACAAAATGGCTGCTTGTTATGACACATTTGCATTGTGGTGTGCGAGTAACTGAACACTATTTAATAACCATAATATGACACCCCGGCATGCATAGgcctgcatacaaacacacaccctcacatacagacactaacacacacagagagatcttCCCAGGGTGCCACCACAGACATATTTAAAAATAGACCGGACGCAGTTTCTTAACCACGACGGACCATCATCATCCCCAACCCCCTGCTCGGCACCTTTCTCACTTGTGGGCCTACAAAGTTCTCAAACAGTTCACACACAGCATGCGCTTAACCcccatttctttccttcttaatgcgtttgagccaatcagttgtgttgtgacaaggtagaggggtATAAAGAAGACAgtcatatttggtaaaagaccaagtccatattatggcaagaacagctcaaataagcaaagagaaacgacagtccatcattactttaatggatgaaggtcagtcaatccggaaaatgtcaagaactttgaaagtttcttcaagtgcag of the Oncorhynchus tshawytscha isolate Ot180627B linkage group LG31, Otsh_v2.0, whole genome shotgun sequence genome contains:
- the LOC112233109 gene encoding interleukin-11-like, translating into MKLCLDSTQSLLLLLLLARLLVLSWSRPTQKCPLCAHLTVMVQQMRSLQMLTRNLQSESEFGGMELTEYNLDSLPEMEHTANHLSSLKLNDSLSQLYTDLISFKLHVDWMIDSRVNMSLPVSPKTLEVAKGLHNLSSFCSTALQQTACPLPQISIPSFPTQLKAWDVALLSYEIPERLRFYCQWSTRVLLLLRSKVQRL
- the LOC112229865 gene encoding serine/threonine-protein kinase SBK1-like isoform X1, with the translated sequence MTAATRLLDEMCHLTAQSLTSLETSDHFQVVKMLGEGSYGKVMLAVHRERGQLWICFNPNPSLPGLISPECLSFFCSDHFSLFSFPQGTPMALKFFPRDSTNLFSFLREYNLSLSFCTHPYLTKALGIAFSTPSHYVFAQQASLFGDLYNVIVPEVGVEEDCVQRVVSQLCGALTHLHALGFVHRDVKPENIFLVDAACRWVKLGDFGMAKATGTKVPGVWYSSAYCTPEAEISKESEDSRHNTASKPDGGNGLDSKIKRVWVSVEASTDCWALGILTYAMLTGSLPWTQTASDDRSYIKYKEWFDQQKDQEGQDDELDLWGEGKDKGIVMSLDEDKQNRSRRKSHPVAPQFACFTPLASSLFLSLLHPQPRLRGRPDDVLGYLGGDWLQVKEKIQLEEEEKKKMRGREVISNEKEREGRGEG
- the LOC112229865 gene encoding serine/threonine-protein kinase SBK1-like isoform X2 produces the protein MTAATRLLDEMCHLTAQSLTSLETSDHFQVVKMLGEGSYGKVMLAVHRERGTPMALKFFPRDSTNLFSFLREYNLSLSFCTHPYLTKALGIAFSTPSHYVFAQQASLFGDLYNVIVPEVGVEEDCVQRVVSQLCGALTHLHALGFVHRDVKPENIFLVDAACRWVKLGDFGMAKATGTKVPGVWYSSAYCTPEAEISKESEDSRHNTASKPDGGNGLDSKIKRVWVSVEASTDCWALGILTYAMLTGSLPWTQTASDDRSYIKYKEWFDQQKDQEGQDDELDLWGEGKDKGIVMSLDEDKQNRSRRKSHPVAPQFACFTPLASSLFLSLLHPQPRLRGRPDDVLGYLGGDWLQVKEKIQLEEEEKKKMRGREVISNEKEREGRGEG